The Halorientalis sp. IM1011 genome window below encodes:
- a CDS encoding PGF-CTERM-anchored ABC transporter substrate-binding protein, translating into MNTRTIVLVVVVLVAGGLAATGAAAGGSASGGDATSVDSAADASAVSAASVAQQRCSGEVTMTDVTGTEVTVDRSEDTDIVALQPSDAQILWEIGAQDRVVGMPVNQYTSYLDGRSGKTDVSGEGTVEKVVGTNPDLVLAANVTDPETVEALRRADVTVYHFAGVKSLDEIARNIETVGRLVGSCESAREEADEFRLTVERARQAHANATDRPSVLYTFFGFTTGTGTHIHDVIETAGGENVAAEAGLEGYKELSAEEVIDRNPEWIVYPDDYELSADASYNETTAFERNQTIALDYSYINQPGPRVAIPLTQLAKTWHPEGLAEANRTVNETGVETPNRTAAGTTSANGPGFGAAVAVLAVIAAALLAIRRD; encoded by the coding sequence ATGAACACGCGAACTATCGTTCTCGTGGTGGTCGTGCTGGTCGCCGGCGGGCTCGCGGCGACCGGCGCGGCGGCTGGCGGATCGGCATCGGGCGGGGACGCGACGAGCGTCGATTCAGCGGCCGACGCGTCCGCCGTTTCGGCGGCATCGGTTGCACAACAGCGTTGCTCCGGCGAGGTGACGATGACCGACGTGACCGGGACGGAGGTCACGGTCGACCGGTCCGAGGACACGGATATCGTCGCGCTTCAGCCCAGCGACGCGCAGATCCTCTGGGAGATCGGCGCACAGGATCGGGTCGTCGGAATGCCTGTAAACCAGTACACGTCGTACCTGGACGGCCGGTCGGGCAAAACCGACGTGAGCGGCGAGGGGACCGTCGAGAAAGTCGTCGGGACCAACCCCGACCTCGTGCTCGCGGCGAACGTCACCGATCCCGAGACGGTCGAGGCGCTCCGGCGGGCTGACGTGACAGTGTATCACTTCGCCGGCGTGAAATCCCTCGACGAGATCGCACGGAACATCGAGACGGTCGGCCGACTGGTCGGCTCCTGTGAGTCGGCACGCGAGGAAGCCGACGAGTTCCGGCTCACGGTCGAGCGCGCCCGACAGGCCCACGCGAACGCGACGGATCGACCGTCGGTGCTGTACACCTTCTTCGGCTTCACGACCGGTACGGGAACCCACATTCACGACGTGATCGAGACCGCCGGCGGGGAGAACGTCGCCGCCGAGGCCGGGCTGGAGGGGTACAAGGAACTCAGCGCCGAGGAGGTGATCGACCGGAACCCCGAGTGGATCGTCTACCCCGACGATTACGAACTCTCGGCCGACGCGTCGTACAACGAGACGACCGCGTTCGAGCGCAACCAGACCATCGCCCTCGATTACAGCTACATCAACCAGCCCGGTCCGCGGGTCGCGATTCCGCTGACTCAGCTCGCCAAGACCTGGCATCCCGAGGGGCTGGCCGAGGCCAACCGGACGGTGAACGAGACCGGCGTGGAGACGCCGAACCGGACGGCGGCCGGCACGACCTCGGCGAACGGCCCGGGCTTCGGCGCAGCTGTCGCCGTGCTAGCAGTGATCGCAGCGGCGCTCCTCGCGATACGGCGGGACTGA
- a CDS encoding H/ACA ribonucleoprotein complex subunit GAR1: protein MQRVGEVVRTAQGLAVVRSPDDGHPDFGTTVVDENLDEIGRVVDVFGPVDQPYVAVSADEGVRLPTLLGTALYAR, encoded by the coding sequence ATGCAACGCGTCGGCGAGGTCGTCCGAACCGCGCAGGGACTCGCCGTCGTCCGCTCGCCCGACGACGGCCACCCCGACTTCGGGACGACCGTCGTCGACGAGAATCTGGACGAGATCGGCCGCGTCGTGGACGTCTTCGGTCCCGTCGACCAGCCCTACGTGGCCGTCTCGGCGGACGAGGGGGTGCGACTGCCGACGCTACTTGGGACGGCGCTGTACGCGCGGTGA
- a CDS encoding presenilin family intramembrane aspartyl protease PSH, which translates to MEQRTRALVASAFIGVIFLLVQLGALALVQPFEAAGYQAVEDPSDPTNTVVYVAAILVATGLMLLAIKLNVDQLIRAFVVFAGVYLSWYVFSVVVPDVVTYGEFNVIAVAAALALGAALLLYPEWYVIDASGVVMGAGAAGLFGISFGLLPAILLLAVLAIYDAISVYGTEHMLTLASGVMDLKVPVVLVVPLTLSYSFLSAETPDPTGEVEGEASANGGEPASADEMESAETVDEDPEADPMDRDALFIGLGDAVIPTVLVASAAFFAPSSVPTVGLLGLVVPLTALAAMVGTFVGLAVLLRMVLKGRAHAGLPLLNGGVIGGYLVGALASGLPLLEALGVAGFL; encoded by the coding sequence ATGGAGCAGCGAACGCGCGCGCTCGTCGCGAGCGCATTCATCGGAGTGATCTTTCTGCTCGTGCAGTTGGGGGCGCTGGCGCTGGTCCAGCCGTTCGAGGCGGCCGGCTACCAGGCCGTCGAGGATCCCAGCGATCCGACGAACACCGTCGTCTACGTCGCGGCGATTCTGGTCGCGACCGGGCTCATGTTGCTGGCGATCAAGCTGAACGTGGACCAGCTCATCCGGGCGTTCGTCGTCTTCGCCGGCGTCTACCTCTCGTGGTACGTGTTCAGCGTGGTCGTCCCGGACGTCGTCACCTACGGGGAGTTCAACGTGATCGCGGTGGCGGCCGCGCTCGCACTCGGTGCGGCCCTCCTGCTGTATCCCGAGTGGTACGTCATCGACGCCTCCGGTGTCGTCATGGGAGCCGGCGCGGCGGGGCTGTTCGGGATCAGCTTCGGCCTGCTGCCGGCGATACTCCTGCTGGCTGTGCTGGCGATATACGACGCCATCAGCGTCTACGGCACAGAGCACATGCTGACGCTGGCTTCCGGCGTGATGGATCTCAAAGTCCCCGTCGTGCTGGTCGTGCCGCTGACCCTCTCGTACTCGTTCCTGTCCGCCGAGACGCCCGATCCGACGGGCGAAGTCGAGGGCGAGGCATCGGCCAACGGCGGCGAACCGGCGAGCGCGGACGAGATGGAGTCGGCCGAGACGGTCGACGAGGACCCCGAAGCGGACCCGATGGATCGGGACGCGCTCTTTATCGGGCTGGGCGACGCGGTGATCCCGACCGTCCTCGTGGCGAGCGCGGCTTTCTTCGCGCCGTCGTCGGTGCCGACCGTCGGCCTGCTGGGCCTCGTGGTCCCGCTCACGGCGCTGGCCGCGATGGTCGGGACCTTCGTCGGTCTCGCGGTGCTGTTGCGCATGGTGCTGAAGGGGCGGGCTCACGCGGGTCTGCCGTTGCTCAACGGGGGCGTCATCGGCGGCTACCTCGTCGGCGCGCTCGCGAGCGGTCTCCCCCTGCTGGAGGCGCTCGGCGTCGCCGGCTTCCTCTAG
- the srp19 gene encoding signal recognition particle subunit SRP19, which produces MVENVIWPAALDAELTRAEGRRVNLEQAVPEPTVDEIAQAVQQVGYDAVIERDKQYSREFEPRGRVLVKDADDASKSDLLGAVAAYLDVIRS; this is translated from the coding sequence ATGGTGGAGAACGTCATCTGGCCCGCCGCTCTCGACGCGGAGTTGACCCGCGCCGAGGGCCGACGGGTCAATCTGGAGCAGGCGGTCCCGGAGCCGACCGTCGACGAGATCGCACAGGCGGTCCAACAGGTCGGCTACGACGCCGTGATCGAGCGGGACAAACAGTACTCCCGGGAGTTCGAACCGCGCGGGCGCGTCCTCGTCAAGGACGCCGACGACGCGAGCAAGAGCGACCTGCTGGGCGCGGTCGCGGCCTACCTCGACGTGATCCGCTCGTGA
- a CDS encoding ornithine cyclodeaminase family protein has product MTTKEALFLRSDELAGLADPGEYVDAVRDGYRQRGEGAPAEPRTKLPNADPPGFFTGYLAILPDTGAMGTYTYGAGFGAQDAHFMLSLFDAESGEPLALMDGASMNPFKTGAAGAVGIDALAREDASTLSIIGSGAQARGQLRAATTVRNFDRIDVYSPTKDHRESFAAEMNDALDPTVAAVASSAAAVEGADVVITATNAPEPVFDGDLLEDGTHVTAMGQYDPDVREVDAETVSKATYVPDLRARTETDAGAFMQALEAGEIGEDHVHAELGEVVAGVEPGRTSDDEITLFDSGGTAIETVAAAHMLYERAVERDLGESIEFAPASQALTGK; this is encoded by the coding sequence ATGACGACCAAAGAGGCGCTGTTCCTCCGGAGCGACGAACTGGCCGGGCTCGCCGACCCGGGCGAATACGTCGACGCCGTGCGGGACGGGTACCGCCAGCGCGGCGAGGGCGCACCGGCAGAACCGCGGACCAAACTCCCGAACGCCGACCCACCCGGCTTCTTCACCGGCTATCTAGCCATCCTGCCCGATACGGGTGCGATGGGGACCTACACCTACGGGGCCGGGTTCGGCGCGCAGGACGCTCACTTCATGCTCTCTCTGTTCGACGCCGAGAGCGGCGAGCCGCTGGCGCTCATGGACGGCGCGAGCATGAACCCGTTCAAGACCGGCGCGGCTGGCGCGGTCGGGATCGACGCACTGGCAAGAGAAGACGCCTCGACGCTGTCGATAATCGGTAGCGGCGCTCAGGCACGTGGCCAGTTGCGCGCCGCGACGACGGTCCGTAACTTCGACCGGATCGACGTGTACTCCCCGACCAAGGACCACCGGGAATCGTTCGCTGCGGAGATGAACGACGCGCTCGACCCGACCGTCGCCGCCGTCGCCTCCAGCGCGGCCGCCGTCGAGGGTGCGGACGTGGTGATCACGGCTACGAACGCCCCGGAACCCGTCTTCGACGGCGATCTGCTGGAAGACGGCACCCACGTCACCGCGATGGGTCAGTACGATCCCGACGTGCGCGAAGTCGACGCCGAGACCGTCTCGAAGGCAACGTACGTCCCGGACCTGCGCGCCCGCACCGAGACCGACGCCGGCGCGTTCATGCAGGCCCTCGAAGCGGGTGAGATCGGCGAGGACCACGTCCACGCGGAACTCGGCGAGGTCGTCGCCGGCGTCGAACCCGGCCGGACGAGCGACGACGAGATCACTCTCTTCGACAGCGGGGGGACGGCCATCGAGACCGTCGCCGCCGCACACATGCTCTACGAACGCGCCGTGGAGCGCGACCTCGGCGAATCCATCGAGTTCGCGCCGGCCAGTCAGGCACTCACCGGGAAGTGA